A window of Kiritimatiellia bacterium contains these coding sequences:
- the coaD gene encoding pantetheine-phosphate adenylyltransferase, translating into MNRSAIYAGTFDPITLGHLDLIGRAAAIFPRLILAVAKNPPKRTLFTPEQRAAIAAEAVRELPNVEVELFDGLLVEFARRRGVRVLVRGLRAFSDFEFEFQMALTNRKLAPDIETLFLMPTEEYSYVSSSTVRQIAELGGDVRRFVPHCAWLALQSRLPASRTGGSPQ; encoded by the coding sequence ATGAACCGATCCGCGATTTACGCCGGCACCTTTGATCCGATCACGCTGGGACATCTGGACCTGATCGGGCGCGCGGCGGCGATTTTTCCCCGCCTGATTCTGGCGGTTGCGAAGAACCCGCCGAAACGAACACTTTTCACGCCGGAGCAGCGTGCGGCGATTGCCGCAGAGGCGGTCCGGGAACTTCCGAACGTGGAGGTGGAGCTCTTCGACGGGCTGCTGGTGGAGTTCGCGCGTCGGCGGGGCGTGCGGGTGCTGGTGCGGGGATTGCGCGCGTTTTCGGACTTTGAGTTTGAGTTTCAGATGGCGCTGACGAACCGGAAGCTGGCGCCGGACATTGAAACGCTGTTTCTGATGCCGACGGAGGAGTACAGCTATGTGAGTTCGAGCACCGTTCGGCAGATTGCGGAGCTGGGGGGAGATGTGCGCCGATTTGTTCCCCACTGTGCGTGGCTGGCACTCCAGTCTCGGTTGCCGGCCTCTCGCACCGGAGGTTCGCCGCAGTGA
- the rpmF gene encoding 50S ribosomal protein L32: MGVPKRRKSKSRKQMRVRSHRHPKPPMSRCPKCGAWAQPHRVCATCGYYRDRQVETVTTE; encoded by the coding sequence ATGGGTGTTCCGAAAAGACGGAAGTCGAAGAGCAGGAAGCAAATGCGGGTTCGGTCGCATCGGCATCCTAAGCCGCCGATGAGCCGCTGCCCAAAGTGTGGCGCGTGGGCGCAGCCGCACCGGGTTTGCGCCACCTGCGGATACTACCGGGACCGGCAGGTCGAGACGGTCACCACGGAGTGA
- a CDS encoding DUF177 domain-containing protein, whose translation MIIEIAKVSAEGSLFEGEEDGALLELSANDLYTVSEPIRYRLIARKVGRRLVVSGAVEIRLQARCRRCARSFSTFLRESCFLYEYETREGQRDVDVTPELREALLLRLDPHPLCAPACAGLCPRCGRDLNSGPCGCEPRGSPNQSRWSALDKWKAVPPPTGKEMS comes from the coding sequence GTGATCATCGAAATTGCGAAAGTCTCCGCGGAGGGCTCGCTCTTCGAGGGAGAAGAGGACGGTGCGCTGCTCGAGCTGAGTGCGAACGACCTCTACACGGTGTCGGAGCCGATCCGGTATCGGCTGATTGCGCGCAAGGTGGGGCGGCGGCTGGTCGTAAGCGGCGCCGTGGAGATTCGTCTTCAGGCGCGCTGCCGACGGTGTGCTCGGTCGTTCTCGACTTTTTTGCGCGAATCGTGTTTTCTCTACGAGTACGAGACGCGCGAAGGGCAGCGGGATGTGGACGTGACTCCCGAGTTGCGGGAAGCGCTGCTGCTTCGGTTGGATCCGCATCCGCTGTGCGCGCCGGCCTGCGCCGGTTTGTGCCCGCGTTGTGGTCGGGATCTGAACAGCGGTCCCTGCGGATGTGAACCGCGCGGGTCACCCAACCAGTCGCGCTGGTCGGCGTTGGACAAGTGGAAAGCCGTGCCGCCGCCGACCGGTAAGGAGATGAGCTGA
- a CDS encoding sigma-70 family RNA polymerase sigma factor: MSDGDKTIRIYLQEIGEVPLLTPEEEIELAARIRKGDMEARQRMIAANLRLVVKIAQDYARYGLPLLDLISEGNIGLVKAVERFDPRKGGKLSTYAAWWIKQAIKRALANQSKTIRLPAHLVDKISRMRKAERKLAEELGRDPTDAEIAAEMGLDEATITHWQTVAIRPTSLDAPIGDENGSTFGEIIGDERARTPAEELLDEQLRAQAEALVRYLPYREREILKYRFGLRGAPVETLEEVGRRFRITRERVRQLQNSALAKLRDLLEEKVPHPNYPPPDSPFFHDEPAVAEAPATPAKTSKRPKTRRRRSVAARPRGRKLARTRAAQRRRRR; encoded by the coding sequence ATGAGCGACGGCGACAAGACCATTCGGATCTATCTTCAGGAGATCGGTGAGGTGCCTCTGCTTACGCCGGAGGAGGAGATTGAGCTGGCCGCCCGCATCCGCAAGGGCGATATGGAGGCACGGCAGCGCATGATCGCCGCGAACCTGCGGCTGGTCGTGAAGATCGCGCAGGACTACGCGCGGTACGGACTGCCGCTGCTCGATCTCATTTCCGAGGGCAACATCGGGTTGGTCAAAGCGGTGGAACGGTTCGACCCGCGCAAGGGCGGGAAGTTGAGCACGTATGCGGCGTGGTGGATCAAGCAGGCGATCAAGCGGGCGCTGGCGAACCAGAGCAAGACGATCCGGTTGCCCGCGCACTTAGTGGACAAGATCTCGCGGATGCGAAAGGCGGAGCGCAAGCTCGCGGAGGAGCTTGGTCGCGATCCGACCGATGCGGAGATCGCCGCGGAAATGGGATTGGACGAGGCGACCATCACGCACTGGCAGACGGTGGCGATTCGGCCCACTTCGCTGGATGCGCCCATTGGGGACGAAAACGGGAGCACATTTGGAGAAATCATTGGCGACGAAAGGGCGCGGACACCGGCGGAGGAGCTTCTGGATGAGCAGCTTCGTGCGCAGGCCGAGGCGTTGGTGCGCTATCTTCCGTACCGTGAGCGGGAAATTCTGAAATATCGGTTTGGCCTTCGCGGCGCGCCGGTCGAGACCCTGGAAGAAGTTGGCCGGCGGTTTCGAATCACGCGCGAGAGAGTGCGCCAGCTTCAGAACTCGGCGCTCGCGAAGCTGAGGGACTTGCTGGAGGAAAAAGTGCCGCATCCGAACTATCCGCCGCCGGATTCTCCGTTCTTCCACGACGAGCCGGCCGTTGCCGAGGCGCCGGCGACGCCGGCCAAGACGTCCAAACGGCCGAAGACGCGCCGCCGGCGATCTGTCGCGGCGAGGCCGCGGGGGCGGAAGCTGGCGCGGACGCGCGCGGCGCAGCGACGGAGGCGGCGTTGA
- a CDS encoding peptidylprolyl isomerase, with protein MKSMRIATIARISAAVVEGSGRTSGEAAMDTSSPPWRASSEPEVARLPAGAAIRTSPGEIEIELLRECTRNTARNFAAYSRAGHYDGTIFHSVIPGS; from the coding sequence ATGAAATCGATGCGGATCGCCACGATTGCGCGGATCAGCGCGGCAGTGGTGGAGGGCAGTGGGCGAACGTCGGGGGAAGCGGCGATGGATACATCGAGCCCGCCATGGCGAGCGTCGTCGGAGCCGGAGGTGGCCAGGCTGCCGGCGGGCGCGGCGATCCGCACCAGCCCGGGAGAAATTGAGATCGAGCTCCTTCGTGAATGCACGCGGAACACCGCACGAAACTTCGCCGCATATTCTCGGGCGGGCCACTACGACGGTACGATCTTCCACAGTGTGATTCCCGGTTCGTGA